gaacagcggtagcagcagaatgatcaacCCAGAGCCATGATTGAACACCGGACCAAAAAAATTAACACCGGCCATCGCGGtccaaacatcagaccggcccaccTAGCCACCCCGGGCCTGCCAATCATCCTTTACAAGGTGAAAATACTTGAGAATACTTTGATAAATACTGCTCCATACCGGAAGCACTTGTCTTACTGGGAGGAAACTTTACACTTCTATGTCCAGCTGGTGGTTGGAATAAAGGTCTCAATTTTCAACATATATTGCCATATACTGTATACAAGAGAAGATGAATAGTCTTTTCTTTTCGTGGTTAAAACtgaacatgtttaaaaaaaaaagcactaacAGGAAGCTACATTTGGGGCCTGTAATCTGAACCTATTCCTGTTTTCATGTAAGAACTgccataagataagataaactttatggaacccacagtgaggaaagTTCACCGTAACAGCAATTCCAAAGGAGAAAAGTATAAAAGCAGTAAAGGCATtaatttaaagattaaaaacagtctGATTTCTCTTTTTATAACGAATTAAATAATACTAAAATCCACCAGTTATTGTCAGCATTCATAGATTGCACACGAAATCTATATTATGTTCCAAGTAGATCACAACTTACTTGTGAGAGGAATGCTGCCACATTGAATCTcagataatgacaaaaaaattattcaTCAACAAATTCTATACAGTATATGATGTGATAGACTCCACCTTTTAAACTATAGTATATAGCTGTAAGAATTACCAGCTGATCGTtctaaaaaaagtttcaaatttggggaaaaagcaaaaaaatcagGATAACTGAAATTGTTCTGGCATGAGGAACAGTGATCACCAGACAATAAACCACACTAAGAACTTCATTATCACTAACTTGACTCAATTAGCTTCACTTAATTGATATTTATGTTAGTGCTATTTTTCTGACCACCCCAGCTGAGCTGACGGAACAGTGAAAACACAGATAATCAAGAAACATCCCAGAAATAAGAACACAAACCACAATCTACAAACGCATATTTTATTGTAACACTGAAAAGAATTGTAACACAATGAGGTAAGTTAAATAATCCACATCTGTGATGTTCTTTAACCACAAAATATTCACCATCTGATCGGCCACAATTCCACGAAATCTGCAAACAATGGCTAATAATGCCCTGTCAGTTCAGTTCACAGTTTAATAcaaacatattttctctgtttcttacGAGGACAAGAGGAATACTGATAGCACAATCTCCTTTGTCTTTTAGTCACAGATCCAAACTTACCAGTTGTGTATTTGTTACTTTTTTCAAGAGATGAAACTCAGTAGAAAAGATCCCCTGAGGGAGAaacattcttttgtttttctgatgaGAAAGAAGCCACTACAGACACTGGCAGGCTCAGTCTGAGTTTGCTACCATTTCTGCTGATGACTTGGCACGGTCTTACAGGGCACTAGGAAATACAGTTCGGTGGCATTTCAGTTGCTGTGTACTGCAGTCACAATGTTCAAAAAGTAATCCTGTGATGCCTGAAGAGTTATTAAATGCTCCACAGACATCAGCAGCACAGGACAGCGTGTCAGCAACACCAGCACCCTGAAATGCCCTCAGAGTTTCGACCCAAGTCCTTGCTGAGAGAGTGGTCAGAGAATAGTTTCTTTGCACTCAAGGCTTTGTTCAGAGGAGGGGGAGCCCAGTGAGTTGGTGGAGGCGCTGGTTGTTTGTGGGAGATGTTTTGGACGGCGCATGGAAGGGGAGGGCGAAGAACTCAGAGCGCCACAGCTCTGGAGGTGAAGATCCTCGTGGCCGCGCTTTCTGGGGCTGCCTATGATGCGCTGGGTCATCACCTGGAAACACAGAACCACCAGAGAATCAAACGGAGACATATGCTGCCCCCTCAACTCACCTCAGCTTTATTATTTATCCCTTGAAGGGATATTTATTATGCAGTAGCTAACACAAGCATTCACAGtaagcaaacaataaaaaaaaattaaaggacatgtttttgttttgtttttaaaaagtaaaaaaaaaacataaaacagtaaaaacgcaataaaaacagtaaaaatgcaataaaaaccataaagtaataaaataaaatgaagacaataaaTATCACACAAAATATAAGATAGACACGGACATTAgcagcaatcttggtcattCATGTAGTCACTTATAGTTCAGTGACAACAGTCGGCAGCAGCAATAAAGTCAAgtaaaaaaatggataaaatgcATCGCAGTACATGATAAAGTACAGcagcaaaaatacagtttattacCTCCTCTTCTCGGCATTTATAACTCAGATAGAGCTAAGCACAAAGGAGAACTTGTACCTGTTTTTGTGGCCTGGGGTACTGCCAGACAAAGGCCGGAGGGAGCGACTTCTACTCCTGGTTAAGAGGATGAGTAGCATCCAAAAGAATAgactctgcttttcttttaacttGTGtataaaaaatgtcacaaagactGTTGAAACACACCCCAGCTACTTTAGAGGCTACTTTTGCTATCCTCCCAAGGGAATTCTTGTCCTTGTTGCCAAGGTTACCATACCAGCATATGATAGAAAACATGATGATTGACTGGATGGAGGAACAGTAGAAGAGCTTCATCAAGGTCCTATCAACCTGAAACCTGGCAAGCTTCCTCAGACAGAATAATCGTTGCTGCACCTATCAGTCATGTGGGCTAAAATGCAGTTTGAGTCAATAAAAGTCTCTATAAATATCTGTAGCACTGATCTGCAAAATTCCAGTTAAATGTACAGTTCCAAAAGGCTGGAAGCAAGATCTGATTTGTACAAAAAAGATCATAGTTCCATTGGTATGCTttataacaaaacaaacctgGTTATTATATAAATTCACTAATTAAATAGtcagaatacatttttactaTAATTATGAAGTGCTTTTATCTTTACTCTTGTTTCTGTCTCAGCtgttttttctagttttctagTATTTCTGTGGTAGTTATAGAGATATGGACAAAGTTGagatttattgggatttttgtaTGTAACCTCTCAAAAGCCAAAGAGCCaaagtgaataatgcaaactgtgacttgttttttatttttgaactaAAGTTGTGACTCTTGTGAATCTTCTCAAGCCTCAAACTAAGCCCTTCTTTTCTTTAGTTAACATTTATTCTGCAATTGCCTGGCAACATCAATGTAAGCCTAAAGGTAAATTGAGGAAAATGGTACATATCAATGAAAGCATCCTGATTAGGCAGTAAATACATCGCAAACCCATAGAATTCATACTAGTTCTTAAAAAAGGcattgtgaacagaaacttgaagttgTTTCCAAACATTTGGCCTGTAGGGTATTTAGATGCATTTTACAATTTGTGTAAATGCTGCACTTTGCTGTAGTAGGAATCAATTCTAGTGCTACTGTACTTTCATGCTGTTCAAATTACAACTATGCTGATTTATTTTCCATCAAACAAACTAGCTCTGCCTTGAATTTTCATTTATcatatctgaaaaataaagacatctTAAAGTACACAGCATTACTAGTCTAACCACCACAATTTGCTAAATACAGTACCAAGTTAATTAGTTAACAGATATTATATCCAATAACCAAGTAATTATTGATCATAAGGATCACCACCCTGTTTTAAATCTTTTAGAATATGGTGGGTTTTCATCGGGTGCAACTCTCAAgccaaaaatagagaaaaactccccatttttcatttgtctaAGTTAGTTTTCTGGCATGTAAAGAGCATTTTAGTCTCTCAGGGCCTCTAACATACTTAGCCCAATTTAATCATTGCTCACCGATAACCATCAAAACCAGAGGAAGGTTTATAGTTTTCTAAATCTTTTAAGTTATCACAGGTGATTTTTCATTGTCTAATCCACTTACCTGATCAATGACATTGGCACTAAAGATGGCCTCTTCCATGTGTTTCTCATCCGACTTGATGACACACTTGATGTTGTTGACAACCTGCTGGACTTCAGGAGGTAGACTGCAGCTGGAGTGCTCCAGGAACTTTGCCACTAATATTTTGGTGTCTTTGTACATCTTAAGGTCAGCCAGGGAGTGTGGGCGCTCGTGGGAGGAGTGGGTGTGGAGAGATCGGGGTTTAAGGTGGATGTCAACTTTCCTGCCCTCCTTCTGCTGCTTCCTGACGCTTACTTGACTGGGTTTGGCTCCAACTATCTCTGTTGAAACGTCTCTTGGCTCTGAAGATAAATCAGAAAGAAATACTTGAAATATATGAAATTATAGACAGTTCTAAGAACCAAGGGTGATGCTGGTGGAGTTTATACTTTAGCTGAAGACTCTTACAGCTCAGACAAAGTGAGTTTAGGATTCTTTCTCCACATGCATGCAtgaattttaaatcatattaatGTGGAAACTATTAAACTCCATAAAGGTCAACCTCTCACAAGTTAAGAAAAGCATCCTTGGTTTTGGATTCATGACAATGCACATCTTTTAGATAATCCAATGAGctcattgtgtttttaaatggtttCTTTAACTTTTGAAATATGAGAATTTTGTGTAGTCCATCAGCCCTTCATctcaaaattacaataaatggAGATTCTACATGATTTGCATTGTGACAGTTATGATGAATGAGCACTTCTTTGGGGAAGTTCGTGAATTTAGCTTGTGGTTCTGCAAGATGTATGATTTGTCCTTCAGGTTAAAGTTTTTGACAACATCAGATGTGAACACTCTGGAGCAGCAGATGTGTAAACTGCACATGTCTCATCTTCTCACCATcacattaattcattttttgcaTGCTCATACCCTGGTCTGGTGATGTATGAGCCGAGTCTTCAGCAGCAGGGTTATTTCCAGAGGTGCAGCCACAATTTTCTCCTGTAGAGGGAGACAAAAACTTAGTGCAGACCTACAACAGAGGCACTAGCTGAGGGTGCTCAGTGTTCCAacatttctgacaataaaaCAATGCAGTACGGCTGCCAGTGATATTTAATTTTATCATCAGTAAATCTGCCAGTTATATATTTTGATTGCTTGTTTAAtccataaaatgtaaaactaatGCATCAAATGTCTCAATTTGTCCAgtcaacagtaaaaaaaaatcaattaatagTCAGATTATAGtgataaagaaacaaataaaaacagcaaatcatCACATTGGAGTATCTGGAACAAGAGTACAAATGTTCTATATTTGCAGCACTCACTTCCTGTCGTAGTGGAACAGGAGATTGGGTCACTGGTGGACCGGACGATGCGAGCCAGTTTGCGATACCTCCTGGCTGCTCGGAGCCCCCGAGGCCTGTCTGAGGGTGAGTGGCCGCTTTGGGCTGAGGTAGAGGGGGGCTGTGATGCAGAGGAAGGGGaccaaacactgaaacacagcCTGGGGCCTCGAGGCCTGGTAGGAGGTGAAGGGGAAGGAGAAGGAGCCAAAGGGCTGATAGCTGAAGTTCCACCAGAGGAAGCCACAGAGGTGGGGGAGCAAGGCTGAGGTGGTGGGGGGATGGTGACGGGGAGAGTGAGCTTCCGGCTCATCATTCGTGCTTTAATGAGGGAGTGTGTTGATGCCTTAGGTGGCTCCTCTGGTAAATGTTTGGCTGAGGCCAGCTCGTCACATATATGCATTGAGGCCCTGAATTCCTCACATggatgtgtgttctctgtggaATCCTCCTGGTCCGGATTGCTAAAGTTTCCTGAGGACCAGTCTGGCGAGCGTTCCAGGGACTCCTGGGTGTGGGACGACTCGCTGTATCCGGTATCACTAGGACGAGCGTCGGTGTTGGTCAAGCCGCGACGGCACCGTGAGGAACCACGTGTGCAAAGCTCCAGGCTGGTGCAGCTTCCATCGGTGGGGGCGATGTGGAGGGTGCCGTAGGGAGACGAATCCGAACCCTGGACCTCCAGGGAGCACAAGTCCTCTGAGGAGCAAGTCTGGTCCTGATCGGCCACCTCTGACACCATCAGGGACGCACTGTCCACCGAGGctgtaaaacagagaaaagggtATAATTTGCATACCTCCTAGTTGTAAAAAACATTCAACAGATCTGCAAATGTTGATCATGTCTTCACCCTGAGTGCTGAGTCCTGCAGTGGTGTTTCTCTCACATAGACTGGACTCAGTGGCCTGTTGCTCGATGCTGGTGGTGACCTGTAGAGAAGAAATCATTAGAGAAGAACACTGTTGAATAAATATGGATATTTTGCATGCACCGTATGTATTGCATAACAAGTATGTATGTGGCATATTAACCTTCAATACCACTGATTGGTCTGTAGAGGGCTCTGTAAGACCACAACATActaatttctcattttaaaggGCAGAGCTGCCAGTGCAGAAAACTACAGCAGCGTGTAGAGTTGAATAAGAAACTTTAATTAGACTCGCTAATGCCCTTTTCAAGGTGCAGTGTGACACGTGTGAGTTCATATGACTTGCTTTGTAGAATCACAGAGGATCTTATGCCTGAAGTCATCGGCTGATTCTCCTCTGCCCTCTATCTGTTCTCTCACACAACCGATCGATTGCAGCCAGCTTACATTAGTTTCTTTTACAGAGCTTACTGCAAGTCTATTTCAGGTGAGAAAACCTTCTGTTGATTCCTATTTGAGGGACATGGTTTAAAATAGATACGAAGGGAGCTACAGATTTAACATGTATAATGGGACAGTGGATTGAAAGCACAAGGTGTTAAATGATGTTGAGAACACAATAGAAGATAAAAGGATCTGCTTGCACATGGGACCGGTATTTTTAGTGTCGAACAATGAGATGCAGCAAAAGCTTTAACTTGAAAAAAGAAGCTGTGATCACTTTGACATGACAGTCGAAGCAGTAAGTCTGAAACAGCGGATGATACTTAGCTtaaatttgcagcatttttactGAGAGAGTTGACAGGCAACATCCAAAaactaatattaaataaatatatactaTAGTAGTAATACTGTTTTCACACGTTAGTAAAAAAAGACCACAATTTAGGGCTGAATACATAAATAATGTATAAGATTTTTTTACTACAGCTCATTTGGAAAACAAGCCGTATGTGCAGTTGCCTTTGCAGATTACTGTTGTTCTAAGGACAGAGTTGTTTGCTTTTCCTCACCTGGCTTGCAGGGGTTTGACCCACCACAGACTCATATGGAGGTGGCAGGTCAGTCGGGTAGAGGGTCCCTGGGCTGTTGATAGGAACCCCATAAATGGCACTGAAGGGAGAATGAGGGAAGTCCAGATGGAGGCCTCTGCCAGAGACATAAAATCATAATTTCATCAACCAgtcaacaaaactgaaaatccaAATCATATTTCAGAAAACAGGAATAAAAAGAGTGGAGAGTGAGCTGAGTCACACAATGTTTAAGAAACTAGCACAGCCTGTGTGGATATCTGGGTCAAAAAATACAGTACAGTCTATTAAAACATCAGGAAGGAACGGATGTAAGGCATCCTCTTGTCTCCAACACTCCAGTCCAGTATCGCTGCTGCATTATTCCACGTGCGCCACCACTGTTTCATATGCTGCCAATTAAGAATAAGCAGCCACGCGTGCTGTCATATCTTTTAATTACAACCCCATTCTCCTCTAAAGTGGCAGAGCATGAAATACAACCTGAGAGTTTCCACCAATCATTCGAGGCATGATGATGTCATGACACATCTCTGGCCCCGAGCAGGGACACCATAAATGCTTCCTCTGCCTTGTATATATTTATGGCATAATTGACTAACAGATGGGGCTTCCTGCCAAATGGCTACAACGGCAGCACTCTCTCTCGTAAGACTGAGAAAATGGACGGGGTGATGAGGGAGGGGTCAACGAGATCTTCCACAGAATCATGGATGACCATGGACGAATGTAATAAAAGCTGGGAGGGTGACGGCGAGataagaaataaatatttccCATTGTCTGTTTAATATGACTGTTTAGTCTCTGGATGCAAATGACGCTTCTAGAATCTGTATATTCACCACCTAACAGGAAATTCTGTGGTGGTTTACAGCAGTCTGCATTAAATATAAATGCTAAAGCAGTCTTTAACCTGACTGCGTCTCTTTATGATGATACCATACCATACCTGTAAGAAACTGCATTGAACTCCATCCTTATAGCTCCTACTAAACTAGATATcatgttttcttattttctttagtGTGCAAGCTCCTAATCCACAGCCTTTTGGCTCCACAAATTTCTGTCCAGTGCAATCAAGTTTTCTAATAACATTAACAATCATTACAACTCTATTCATCAAACTAACACCCCTTTGATGTCACATGTAGACCCTCAGGACCCAAATAATGCCATTGGAGGATGTAGTACTATACATTTATAGACAGTTCACAAATATTATACAGATCTTGCATCATTGCATCAAGTTTCTTGACTGGAAACTTGAAGAAAAGCAAGCCTTTAAGCTTGACGATGAATTGTCATTGAATCCTCTTGCAGATATGAATGCAGTTAAAGGAGGCATAACAAACTTCTGATCACTTGCAGCAACTTGCACACTTCTAGCGTCATCACACCTTGCAGAACATATTGAGGTTGGTTCCTTAGCAGTATTACATTGGATTTCCCACTAAGTTATACAATAAAAATCAAATCCCAGAAACAACATCTAATTGATTTTTCTAGGAAAACATGCTGCGGCTTGATACCTAATTTGAATTGCTGCCCTCTGGGGGATGAATTAAGCTGCCTTTTacataagaaataatatttacaGCGAGTGATGTATTGCTGCTAAAAAAACAGTTGCTTACACTCACTGCCGTTGATTTGTAATTTCTTTGTCACATTAAATCTGTTATAATATGctgtggacaaaaataaaaaggtgcAGCTTCCACTAAATACaagaaaagatacaaaatgtgaTAGAAATTTGCCCAAGTATTTTTGCACAACAACGCACATTTTTAAAGTGGTGTTGATTTACAGATAGACTAATGTGTAAATATGAACTGTCTTGTGATCACTGGAATGTAGTTTTTAgcaaattacaattttttttactgcatccTCCTTTTAAAGTCTCTACATTTCCCAGAGGATGCCACCAGAGTTGAAGATGTGATGCTGATCAGTAGTATTCTGCCTCTCACCTCTGTCCATCCATGGAGGGGGTGCAGGTGTACTCTGGGGGGTAGTATGGTggaggagggatgggaggaatAAACTCATCAAAGTCCAGCGTTTGGTGCAGGATGGTTCCATGGGGGGTCATACAGTCAGCATTTAGGGCTCGAGCTCTGTGTGGCATAAACTGAAACGCAGCATAAAAAGAATCATTATCAGGCCTTTATTACATACAGTACTGAGTCCTTTGTTGTTAATTTATTATTCTAAACCACAACTTATCCAGGGGCAAATTATGAggcaaatgtgattttttttttattgcaccaTCTGGTTGATATTCCAAGCAATTACATGTATTTAGATCTAGGTTGTAGTATGAAGTTGTGTGGCTCAGGAGGCCTTAACAGAGGGTTTTCTTAAAGCGTTGCACATTTAGTCTCCTCACTCAGACTTTTCTAAATGGGACATCTTTCCAGTCACAGCCAACCTGCTTTTCTAATCTACTGGCTGCCACTGTTGCTATTGACTTGGCTAAATTTACTGAGCTAAACAAAAGGTTAGCGCCTATTGTGGTACATGGGAAACGAGGCCAGTCTTGGAAACGTGATAAGACTGTTGGAGATAAGACAGGCTGCTTTTGTTCTTTACTGCTCTGAATCAAAAGTTGGATGGTACCAGGTTCACTTGTTTTAATTTATAGGTGTGTTTCTGTTCATATATGTGCTCTGGTGTTTGTGTTGATCATTCTATTATTCATGGAACATTTCCACAACATGTGTCATGGTTTATATACATGCTGCCTACACAGAATAAGGTTAAAAGGTTCCTAATTCATTTGTCAGTAGACAGTACCACCAAAATGCATTTAGGTCTTCAGGTCTTCGCAGTAGGGATGCTTTAAGAATGGTCTGTGTGGATCTAAGAAAATTTATGTCAGACATTGAGGCAGTCTGCTCTAAATTAAAGCCCCATGTCAAGATAAGAATGATTTTCCACTTGCACTTAAATGTTTAAACTCAAACAATTTCTGATAAATTCATCTTTGGCC
This genomic interval from Acanthochromis polyacanthus isolate Apoly-LR-REF ecotype Palm Island chromosome 2, KAUST_Apoly_ChrSc, whole genome shotgun sequence contains the following:
- the fam189a1 gene encoding protein FAM189A1 isoform X1, which codes for MPVNALPRGGSSGFGGPGSLSPASLSRSLSRLREFRTRTRIMLALGVSQMVLGSLILAVSFAALALTTSPRVRHSCPFWAGFSVLLSGLIGVVSWKRPLSLVITFFMLLSAVCVMLNLAGSILSCQNAQLVNSLEDCQLCGCVFSPPPPQLKFDSDGVCVCCELQKQSSSCNNLGETLKLNPLRDCNTIRLRLKELLFSVCALNVISTIVCALATAMCCMQMVSTDVLQMFMPHRARALNADCMTPHGTILHQTLDFDEFIPPIPPPPYYPPEYTCTPSMDGQRGLHLDFPHSPFSAIYGVPINSPGTLYPTDLPPPYESVVGQTPASQVTTSIEQQATESSLCERNTTAGLSTQASVDSASLMVSEVADQDQTCSSEDLCSLEVQGSDSSPYGTLHIAPTDGSCTSLELCTRGSSRCRRGLTNTDARPSDTGYSESSHTQESLERSPDWSSGNFSNPDQEDSTENTHPCEEFRASMHICDELASAKHLPEEPPKASTHSLIKARMMSRKLTLPVTIPPPPQPCSPTSVASSGGTSAISPLAPSPSPSPPTRPRGPRLCFSVWSPSSASQPPSTSAQSGHSPSDRPRGLRAARRYRKLARIVRSTSDPISCSTTTGRENCGCTSGNNPAAEDSAHTSPDQEPRDVSTEIVGAKPSQVSVRKQQKEGRKVDIHLKPRSLHTHSSHERPHSLADLKMYKDTKILVAKFLEHSSCSLPPEVQQVVNNIKCVIKSDEKHMEEAIFSANVIDQVMTQRIIGSPRKRGHEDLHLQSCGALSSSPSPSMRRPKHLPQTTSASTNSLGSPSSEQSLECKETIL
- the fam189a1 gene encoding protein FAM189A1 isoform X2 codes for the protein MPVNALPRGGSSGFGGPGSLSPASLSRSLSRLREFRTRTRIMLALGVSQMVLGSLILAVSFAALALTTSPRVRHSCPFWAGFSVLLSGLIGVVSWKRPLSLVITFFMLLSAVCVMLNLAGSILSCQNAQLVNSLEDCQLLKFDSDGVCVCCELQKQSSSCNNLGETLKLNPLRDCNTIRLRLKELLFSVCALNVISTIVCALATAMCCMQMVSTDVLQMFMPHRARALNADCMTPHGTILHQTLDFDEFIPPIPPPPYYPPEYTCTPSMDGQRGLHLDFPHSPFSAIYGVPINSPGTLYPTDLPPPYESVVGQTPASQVTTSIEQQATESSLCERNTTAGLSTQASVDSASLMVSEVADQDQTCSSEDLCSLEVQGSDSSPYGTLHIAPTDGSCTSLELCTRGSSRCRRGLTNTDARPSDTGYSESSHTQESLERSPDWSSGNFSNPDQEDSTENTHPCEEFRASMHICDELASAKHLPEEPPKASTHSLIKARMMSRKLTLPVTIPPPPQPCSPTSVASSGGTSAISPLAPSPSPSPPTRPRGPRLCFSVWSPSSASQPPSTSAQSGHSPSDRPRGLRAARRYRKLARIVRSTSDPISCSTTTGRENCGCTSGNNPAAEDSAHTSPDQEPRDVSTEIVGAKPSQVSVRKQQKEGRKVDIHLKPRSLHTHSSHERPHSLADLKMYKDTKILVAKFLEHSSCSLPPEVQQVVNNIKCVIKSDEKHMEEAIFSANVIDQVMTQRIIGSPRKRGHEDLHLQSCGALSSSPSPSMRRPKHLPQTTSASTNSLGSPSSEQSLECKETIL